A single genomic interval of Dromiciops gliroides isolate mDroGli1 chromosome 1, mDroGli1.pri, whole genome shotgun sequence harbors:
- the LOC122746556 gene encoding 39S ribosomal protein L1, mitochondrial-like, translating into MAAATSCFGRVFLQCQRQCLSRITYNTSVAYCVVNGQAAKRHYVAAKPAKKEKKGSKVQTKDAKTEDIEKLKTYTYMEGEPEDDVYLKRLFPRQIYEVEKAINLLKKFQILDYSNPKQGVYLDLTLDMALGKKKKKVEPFVSVLNFPYSFISKTNKILVFTEKESDIKIAEENGAAFAGGSALIQKILDDEIQADFYVSVPEMMPALQPLRRKLKKRFPRPSQNSINHDIVEMLQFFKAGYEIAVDEERENFLETQIALLDMPTNEIAANLQAVITDVCRHKPQSSESFVVRAFLRSSTSEGLLIKIEHLMPQEKVKAEESIKENI; encoded by the coding sequence ATGGCGGCGGCCACGAGCTGCTTCGGGAGAGTGTTCCTTCAGTGCCAGAGGCAGTGTCTCTCCAGGATCACATATAATACCTCTGTTGCATATTGTGTTGTAAATGGTCAGGCAGCCAAAAGACATTATGTTgctgcaaaacctgcaaaaaaggagaaaaaaggctCCAAAGTGCAAACTAAAGATGCCAAAACAGAGGATATAGAAAAACTAAAGACATATACTTACATGGAGGGTGAGCCTGAGGATGATGTCTACTTAAAACGCTTATTCCCAAGGCAGATTTATGAAGTGGAGAAAGCAATTAATTTactaaaaaaatttcaaattctgGACTACTCTAACCCAAAGCAGGGTGTCTATCTTGATTTGACACTTGATATGGCactggggaagaagaagaaaaaggtggAGCCATTTGTCAGTGTCCTTAATTTCccatattcatttatttcaaagacaaataaaattcTGGTATTCACggagaaagagtcagacattaaaATTGCTGAAGAAAATGGAGCCGCGTTTGCCGGAGGATCCGCTCTGATTCAGAAGATTTTAGATGATGAGATCCAGGCAGATTTTTATGTAAGTGTTCCAGAAATGATGCCAGCACTTCAGCCATTAagaaggaaactaaaaaaaagatttccaaggCCTTCCCAAAATTCCATCAATCATGACATTGTGGAAATGCTTCAGTTCTTTAAAGCTGGATATGAGATTGCGgtagatgaagaaagagaaaactttctCGAGACCCAAATAGCATTGCTGGATATGCCAACTAATGAGATAGCTGCTAATCTTCAAGCGGTTATCACCGATGTCTGCAGGCACAAACCACAGAGTAGTGAATCTTTTGTGGTACGTGCATTTCTTCGTAGTTCAACAAGTGAAGGATTATTAATAAAGATCGAGCACTTAATGCCtcaagaaaaagtaaaagcagaagaaagcattaaagaaaatatttaa